One genomic region from Streptomyces sp. Li-HN-5-11 encodes:
- a CDS encoding S53 family peptidase: MAATLPMLAGALALGIPAAHAADTPVRTALSGTKPAWATAKADKGAASNGAAVNLRVYLAGRDAAGLAAYAKAVADPSSASYGKYLSAKQAQARFGATKAQVAAVTSWLKSTGLKVTSVTQHYVAVSGDVAAAEKAFGTQLHNFAKGSHTYRAPEKSASVPEALKGAVLTVTGLDNAPHKANHDDQLPPPDAVFKNSGPFSSYYGSNIAKTLPSAYGQKIPYAIQGYSGKQLRAAYGAGKYTGKGVRVAITDAYASPTIAFDAATYAKNHGDARWTTGQLRQVLPASYTNTTDCKASGWYGEETLDVEAVHAVAPDANVTYVGAASCLDNDLLDSLSKVVDNHLADIVSNSWGDIEANQTPDLAAAYDQVFQFGAVEGIGFYFSSGDNGDEVANTGTKQVDTPANSAWVTAVGGTSLAVGKGDKYQWETGWGTEKATLSADGKSWTNFPGAYTSGAGGGTSKTVPQPYYQKNVVPKALATANNAAGNRVVPDIAAIADPNTGFSVGQTQTFPDGSQQYSEYRIGGTSLAAPVIAAVQALAQEARGGKAIGFANPTIYSKYGSKLYHDVVDKPTGKDLAVARVDFVNGFDATGGLSVSVRSLGKDSSLQAVKGYDDVTGVGSPAPGYVDSYRKH, translated from the coding sequence ATGGCAGCGACACTGCCGATGCTGGCCGGCGCACTGGCGCTCGGCATACCCGCGGCGCACGCCGCGGACACCCCGGTACGAACCGCGCTCTCGGGCACCAAGCCCGCGTGGGCGACGGCCAAGGCCGACAAGGGCGCCGCCTCCAACGGCGCCGCGGTCAACCTCCGGGTCTACCTGGCCGGCCGTGACGCCGCCGGCCTCGCGGCGTACGCCAAAGCTGTCGCCGACCCGTCTTCCGCCTCGTACGGCAAGTACCTGAGCGCCAAGCAGGCGCAGGCGCGCTTCGGCGCGACCAAGGCACAGGTCGCCGCCGTCACGTCGTGGCTGAAGTCGACGGGCCTGAAGGTCACCTCCGTGACCCAGCACTACGTCGCCGTCAGCGGTGACGTGGCCGCTGCCGAGAAGGCGTTCGGCACCCAGCTGCACAACTTCGCCAAGGGGTCCCACACCTACCGCGCGCCGGAGAAGTCGGCGTCGGTTCCCGAGGCCCTGAAGGGCGCCGTCCTGACCGTCACCGGCCTGGACAACGCCCCGCACAAGGCGAACCACGACGACCAGCTGCCGCCGCCGGACGCGGTGTTCAAGAACTCCGGGCCGTTCTCCTCGTACTACGGCTCGAACATCGCGAAGACGCTGCCGTCCGCCTACGGCCAGAAGATCCCGTACGCCATCCAGGGGTACTCGGGCAAGCAGCTGCGGGCCGCCTACGGCGCCGGCAAGTACACCGGCAAGGGCGTCCGGGTCGCCATCACGGACGCGTACGCCTCGCCGACCATCGCCTTCGACGCGGCCACCTACGCGAAGAACCACGGTGACGCGCGCTGGACGACGGGCCAGCTGCGCCAGGTGCTCCCGGCGAGCTACACCAACACCACCGACTGCAAGGCGTCCGGCTGGTACGGCGAGGAAACCCTCGACGTCGAGGCCGTGCACGCGGTCGCGCCCGACGCGAACGTCACGTACGTGGGCGCCGCGTCCTGCCTCGACAACGACCTGCTCGACTCGCTCAGCAAGGTCGTCGACAACCACCTGGCCGACATCGTCTCCAACTCCTGGGGCGACATCGAGGCCAACCAGACGCCGGACCTGGCCGCCGCCTACGACCAGGTCTTCCAGTTCGGCGCGGTGGAGGGCATCGGCTTCTACTTCTCCTCCGGCGACAACGGCGACGAGGTCGCCAACACCGGGACGAAGCAGGTCGACACCCCGGCCAACTCGGCGTGGGTGACCGCCGTCGGCGGTACCTCGCTGGCCGTCGGCAAGGGCGACAAGTACCAGTGGGAGACCGGCTGGGGCACCGAGAAGGCCACGCTGTCCGCGGACGGCAAGAGCTGGACGAACTTCCCCGGTGCCTACACCTCCGGTGCGGGCGGCGGCACCAGCAAGACCGTGCCGCAGCCGTACTACCAGAAGAACGTCGTCCCGAAGGCGCTGGCCACGGCCAACAACGCCGCCGGCAACCGCGTCGTCCCGGACATCGCGGCGATCGCCGACCCGAACACGGGCTTCAGCGTCGGCCAGACGCAGACCTTCCCGGACGGGTCGCAGCAGTACAGCGAGTACCGCATCGGCGGCACCTCGCTGGCCGCGCCGGTCATCGCGGCCGTCCAGGCCCTCGCCCAGGAGGCCCGCGGCGGCAAGGCGATCGGCTTCGCCAACCCGACGATCTACTCCAAGTACGGCTCGAAGCTGTACCACGACGTGGTGGACAAGCCGACCGGCAAGGACCTCGCGGTCGCCCGCGTGGACTTCGTCAACGGCTTTGACGCCACCGGTGGTCTGAGCGTCTCCGTCCGCAGCCTCGGCAAGGACTCCTCGCTCCAGGCCGTCAAGGGCTACGACGACGTCACCGGCGTGGGCTCGCCCGCGCCCGGCTACGTCGACTCGTACCGCAAGCACTGA
- a CDS encoding alpha/beta hydrolase, with the protein MTFIGIDGVVHHVVVDGTGPLCVLSSGLGMCWFDWDPVAALLSPHRTVVRFDRPGLGLSGHTRAWPTLAGEARRIAAVLDVLRLDGPATVVGHSLAGFHAEAFARLFPSRTAGLVLVDSSVEEDPRPRGARAVRLAATRACGTVASVTGLPRALGPLLRRAAVRAGRVGGGEPASYDLVRRAYSTSRWVHAALSENATYTDEAVELAALRGDFRLPAGLPVTVLAADDPRRSAHGREQWLARQRALAATLGGTFRASAPAGHLLMLDRPEDVADAVLATPAHPPVASQETQPPVARERPGQ; encoded by the coding sequence ATGACCTTCATCGGGATCGACGGCGTCGTCCACCACGTCGTCGTCGACGGCACCGGCCCGCTCTGCGTGCTGAGCTCCGGGCTCGGCATGTGCTGGTTCGACTGGGACCCCGTGGCCGCGCTGCTCTCCCCGCACCGCACCGTCGTCCGTTTCGACCGCCCCGGGCTCGGCCTCAGCGGGCACACGCGCGCGTGGCCGACGCTCGCCGGGGAGGCCCGGCGCATCGCGGCCGTCCTCGACGTGCTCCGTCTCGACGGGCCCGCCACGGTGGTCGGGCACTCGCTCGCCGGGTTCCACGCGGAGGCCTTCGCCCGGCTGTTCCCCTCGCGGACGGCAGGGCTGGTCCTGGTGGACTCCAGCGTCGAGGAGGACCCCCGGCCCCGCGGGGCCCGCGCGGTCAGGCTCGCCGCCACGCGCGCGTGCGGCACGGTGGCGAGCGTGACCGGGCTGCCGCGCGCGCTCGGGCCGCTGCTGCGGCGGGCCGCGGTCCGGGCCGGCCGGGTGGGCGGCGGCGAACCGGCTTCGTACGACCTCGTCCGGCGCGCGTACTCCACGAGCCGCTGGGTGCACGCGGCCCTGTCCGAGAACGCCACCTACACCGACGAGGCCGTGGAACTCGCCGCCCTGCGCGGGGACTTCCGGCTTCCGGCCGGCCTGCCCGTGACGGTGCTCGCAGCGGACGACCCGCGCCGCTCCGCACACGGCCGTGAGCAGTGGCTCGCCCGCCAGCGGGCGCTCGCCGCCACCCTGGGCGGCACGTTCCGCGCGAGCGCCCCCGCGGGCCACCTGCTCATGCTGGACCGCCCCGAGGACGTGGCCGACGCCGTACTGGCCACACCCGCGCACCCGCCGGTCGCGTCGCAGGAGACGCAGCCGCCCGTCGCGCGGGAGAGACCCGGGCAGTGA
- a CDS encoding NAD+ synthase has protein sequence MPQLRLALNQIDSRVGDLAGNTESVVRWTRHSAEQGAHLVAFPEMVLTGYPVEDLALRSSFVEASRAALRGLAARLAEEGLGELPVLVGYLDRCETAQPKYGMPAGAPQNAAAVLHRGEVVLNFAKHHLPNYGVFDEFRYFVPGDTMPVLRVHGVDVALAICEDLWQDGGRVPAARSARAGLLLSVNASPYERNKDDTRLELVRKRAQEAGCTTAYLAMTGGQDELVFDGDSIVVDAGGEVVARAPQFAECCVVLDLDLPAASADAPAGVVDDGLRIDRVVLSEDPLPAYEPELTGGYAERLDDDEEVYSALVVGLRAYVQKNGFRSVLVGLSGGIDSALVAAIACDAVGAENVYGVSMPSKYSSEHSKDDAAELARRTGLNFRTVPIAPMFDAYMDALGLTGLAEENLQSRLRGTLLMAVSNQEGHIVLAPGNKSELAVGYSTLYGDSVGAYGPIKDLYKTSVFRLAEWRNRAAAERGRMPPIPENSITKPPSAELRPGQVDTDSLPDYPVLDAILDLYVDHDKGADEIIAAGFDPGLVTKTLRMVDTAEYKRRQYPPGTKISAKGFGKDRRLPITNGWREKG, from the coding sequence GTGCCTCAACTACGTCTCGCCCTGAACCAGATCGACTCGCGTGTCGGCGATCTCGCCGGGAACACGGAGTCGGTCGTCCGCTGGACCCGGCACTCCGCCGAGCAGGGAGCGCATCTCGTGGCGTTCCCGGAGATGGTGCTGACCGGGTATCCCGTCGAGGATCTGGCCCTCAGGTCGTCCTTCGTGGAGGCGTCCCGCGCCGCGTTGCGCGGCCTCGCCGCCCGGCTCGCCGAGGAGGGTCTCGGGGAGCTGCCGGTGCTGGTCGGCTACCTGGACCGCTGCGAGACCGCCCAGCCGAAGTACGGCATGCCGGCCGGCGCCCCGCAGAACGCGGCGGCGGTGCTGCACCGCGGCGAGGTGGTGCTGAACTTCGCCAAGCACCACCTGCCGAACTACGGCGTCTTCGACGAGTTCCGCTACTTCGTCCCCGGTGACACCATGCCGGTCCTGCGGGTGCACGGCGTCGACGTCGCGCTCGCCATCTGCGAGGACCTGTGGCAGGACGGCGGCCGCGTGCCGGCCGCGCGCAGCGCGCGGGCCGGGCTGCTGCTCTCGGTCAACGCCTCCCCCTACGAGCGCAACAAGGACGACACCCGGCTGGAACTGGTCCGCAAGCGCGCCCAGGAGGCCGGCTGCACCACCGCCTACCTCGCGATGACGGGCGGGCAGGACGAGCTGGTCTTCGACGGCGACTCCATCGTGGTCGACGCCGGCGGAGAGGTGGTCGCGCGGGCGCCGCAGTTCGCGGAGTGCTGCGTGGTGCTGGACCTGGACCTGCCGGCCGCGTCGGCCGACGCGCCGGCCGGCGTGGTCGACGACGGGCTGCGCATCGACCGCGTGGTGCTCTCCGAGGACCCGCTCCCCGCCTACGAGCCGGAGCTGACCGGCGGGTACGCCGAGCGCCTCGACGACGACGAGGAGGTCTACTCGGCCCTGGTCGTGGGCCTGCGCGCGTATGTGCAGAAGAACGGTTTCCGCTCGGTTCTGGTCGGCCTGTCCGGCGGCATCGACTCGGCGCTGGTCGCGGCGATCGCCTGCGACGCGGTGGGCGCGGAGAACGTGTACGGGGTGTCCATGCCGTCGAAGTACTCCTCGGAGCACTCCAAGGACGACGCGGCCGAGCTGGCCCGGCGGACCGGGCTGAACTTCCGTACGGTGCCGATCGCGCCGATGTTCGACGCGTACATGGACGCGCTGGGCCTGACCGGGCTCGCGGAGGAGAACCTCCAGTCCCGCCTGCGGGGGACGCTGCTGATGGCGGTCTCCAACCAGGAAGGGCACATCGTCCTCGCCCCCGGCAACAAGTCGGAGCTGGCGGTGGGCTATTCGACGCTGTACGGCGACTCCGTGGGCGCGTACGGGCCGATCAAGGACCTGTACAAGACGTCGGTGTTCCGCCTCGCCGAGTGGCGCAACCGGGCCGCGGCCGAGCGGGGCCGGATGCCGCCGATCCCGGAGAACTCCATCACCAAGCCGCCGAGCGCGGAGCTGCGCCCGGGCCAGGTCGACACGGACTCGCTCCCGGACTACCCGGTGCTGGACGCGATCCTCGACCTCTACGTCGACCACGACAAGGGCGCCGACGAGATCATCGCGGCCGGCTTCGACCCCGGCCTGGTCACGAAGACGCTCCGCATGGTCGACACGGCCGAGTACAAGCGCCGCCAGTACCCGCCGGGCACGAAGATCTCGGCGAAGGGGTTCGGCAAGGACCGGCGGCTGCCGATCACGAACGGCTGGCGGGAGAAGGGCTAG
- a CDS encoding MFS transporter has translation MPLALLALAVGAFGIGTTEFVMMGLLPDVADDLHISIPTAGHLVSAYALGVVIGAPLLAAVTSRLRRRHVLIGLMALFVAGNALSALAPGYGWLLAARFLSGLPHGAFFGVGAVVATTMVTPERKARSVSLMFLGLTVANIAGVPVATLMGQHLGWRATFLGVSVIGVAAIAALALLIPHDPTHAPAGGLRGELAALRSLPVWLALATTVAGFGALFAAYSYVTPMLTGSAGYAESSVTLLLALFGVGATAGNLLGGRLADHSLRGTLFAGLASLALVLLSFPLLMRSEWSAAPAVALLGMAAFVTGSPLQLMVMEKASAAPSLASSANQAAFNLANAGGAWIGGLALAAGFGVTSPAVAGAGLAVLGLVVAAVAHAVDRHRAGAPRTGRERVVASHVPERQEALRG, from the coding sequence ATGCCCCTGGCCCTGCTCGCACTGGCCGTCGGCGCCTTCGGTATCGGTACGACCGAGTTCGTGATGATGGGGCTGCTCCCCGACGTCGCGGACGACCTGCACATCTCGATCCCCACCGCCGGACACCTGGTGTCGGCGTACGCGCTGGGCGTCGTCATCGGCGCCCCGCTGCTGGCCGCGGTCACCTCGCGGCTGCGGCGGCGGCACGTCCTGATCGGCCTCATGGCCCTGTTCGTCGCGGGCAACGCCCTGTCCGCCCTCGCCCCCGGATACGGCTGGCTGCTGGCCGCCCGGTTCCTGAGCGGGCTGCCGCACGGCGCCTTCTTCGGCGTGGGCGCCGTGGTCGCGACGACCATGGTGACCCCCGAACGCAAGGCCCGCTCGGTGTCCCTGATGTTCCTCGGCCTCACCGTGGCCAACATCGCCGGCGTCCCGGTCGCCACCCTCATGGGCCAGCACCTCGGCTGGCGGGCGACCTTCCTCGGCGTCAGCGTGATCGGCGTGGCCGCGATCGCCGCCCTCGCCCTGCTGATCCCGCACGACCCCACCCACGCCCCCGCGGGAGGCCTGCGCGGCGAGCTGGCCGCCCTGCGCTCCCTGCCGGTCTGGCTGGCCCTCGCCACCACGGTGGCGGGCTTCGGCGCCCTGTTCGCGGCCTACAGCTACGTCACGCCGATGCTCACCGGCTCCGCCGGGTACGCCGAGAGCAGCGTGACGCTGCTGCTCGCCCTGTTCGGCGTGGGCGCCACTGCCGGCAACCTGCTGGGCGGCCGGCTGGCCGACCACTCGCTGCGCGGCACGCTGTTCGCCGGCCTGGCCTCGCTGGCCCTCGTGCTGCTGTCCTTCCCGCTGCTGATGCGGTCCGAGTGGAGCGCGGCGCCCGCGGTGGCCCTGCTGGGCATGGCGGCCTTCGTCACGGGCTCGCCGCTGCAGTTGATGGTCATGGAGAAGGCGTCGGCGGCCCCGTCCCTGGCCTCCTCCGCCAACCAGGCGGCGTTCAACCTCGCGAACGCGGGCGGCGCCTGGATCGGCGGCCTGGCGCTCGCCGCGGGCTTCGGGGTGACCTCCCCGGCAGTCGCGGGGGCCGGGCTGGCGGTGCTGGGCCTCGTGGTCGCCGCCGTCGCGCACGCCGTGGACCGCCACCGGGCGGGCGCGCCGCGAACCGGACGCGAGCGCGTGGTCGCCTCGCACGTGCCGGAGCGGCAGGAGGCGCTGCGCGGCTGA
- a CDS encoding endonuclease/exonuclease/phosphatase family protein, which produces MNRFLDGWRGDPRIWRRGIVLAALAAVLALVMLLHSHIPNRVGNLGSLTETFLPWLGLFIPLLLLLALVRKSATALIAVLLPVIVWLNLFGGLLTDKTGSGGDLTVATHNVNADNPDPSGTAQDVAASGAEVLALEELKASAVPVYERALAPTYRYHSVEGTVGLWSKYPLSDVRSVDIKLGWTRAMRATVATPEGPVAVYVAHMPSVRVKMDSGFTAQQRDESADALGEAIAAEQLPRVILLGDLNGTMNDRSLNAVTSQMRSTQGAAGSGFGFSWPASFPMARIDQIMVKGIDPVSSWTLPRTGSDHLPVAARVKVVTSS; this is translated from the coding sequence ATGAACCGCTTCCTCGACGGCTGGCGCGGTGACCCGCGGATCTGGCGCAGGGGCATCGTTCTCGCCGCGCTCGCCGCGGTCCTCGCCCTGGTGATGCTGCTGCACTCGCACATCCCCAACCGCGTCGGCAACCTCGGCAGCCTCACCGAGACCTTCCTGCCCTGGCTCGGGCTGTTCATCCCGCTGCTGCTCCTGCTCGCGCTGGTGCGGAAGTCCGCGACCGCGCTGATCGCGGTGCTGCTGCCGGTGATCGTCTGGCTGAACCTCTTCGGCGGACTGCTCACCGACAAGACCGGCAGCGGCGGCGACCTGACCGTGGCCACGCACAACGTCAACGCCGACAACCCCGACCCCTCCGGCACCGCCCAGGACGTGGCCGCCTCGGGCGCCGAAGTGCTCGCCCTGGAGGAGCTGAAGGCGTCGGCGGTCCCGGTGTACGAGCGCGCGCTGGCGCCGACGTACAGGTACCACTCGGTCGAGGGCACCGTCGGGCTGTGGAGCAAGTACCCGCTCAGCGACGTGCGTTCCGTCGACATCAAGCTCGGCTGGACGCGGGCCATGCGTGCCACGGTGGCGACGCCGGAGGGGCCGGTCGCGGTGTACGTCGCACACATGCCCTCCGTGCGGGTGAAGATGGACTCCGGGTTCACCGCCCAGCAGCGCGACGAGAGCGCGGACGCGCTGGGCGAGGCGATCGCCGCCGAGCAGCTGCCCAGGGTGATCCTGCTCGGCGACCTGAACGGCACCATGAACGACCGCTCGCTCAACGCCGTCACCTCCCAGATGCGCTCCACCCAGGGCGCGGCGGGCAGCGGCTTCGGCTTCAGCTGGCCGGCCTCGTTCCCGATGGCGCGCATCGACCAGATCATGGTCAAGGGCATCGACCCGGTGAGTTCCTGGACCCTGCCCCGCACGGGCAGCGACCATCTGCCGGTGGCGGCGCGTGTGAAGGTGGTCACGTCCTCGTAA
- a CDS encoding TetR/AcrR family transcriptional regulator — MSLAGSQAAPGAPVRGRPRSEAVERAIMDGVMGLLEDGVPLAELSIERIARTAGVGKATIYRRWSGKEELFADVVRAAEPPDPVLPGTSLRDDLVALMEQMRQRALVTRSSALLHNVYAQMKSSPKIWAAYQATVVDRRRRLQIEVLRRGQRNGELRGDMDLDLLNDILLGPMLVRSVMRPEADLPDGLSEQIVDAILEGLRPAGARTGRQARTARQS; from the coding sequence GTGAGCCTTGCCGGCAGCCAAGCCGCTCCCGGGGCCCCCGTACGGGGGCGCCCCCGGAGCGAGGCGGTGGAACGCGCCATCATGGACGGCGTGATGGGGCTGCTGGAGGACGGCGTGCCCCTCGCCGAACTCTCCATAGAGCGCATCGCGCGCACCGCGGGCGTCGGCAAGGCCACGATCTACCGCCGCTGGAGCGGGAAGGAGGAGCTCTTCGCCGACGTCGTGCGCGCCGCCGAGCCCCCCGATCCCGTACTGCCCGGCACCTCCCTGCGCGACGACCTCGTGGCGCTCATGGAGCAGATGCGGCAGCGTGCCCTGGTGACCCGGTCCTCGGCGCTCCTGCACAACGTCTACGCCCAGATGAAGAGCAGCCCGAAGATCTGGGCCGCCTACCAGGCGACGGTCGTCGACCGGCGCCGCAGGCTCCAGATCGAAGTCCTGCGCCGCGGACAGCGCAACGGCGAGCTGCGGGGGGACATGGACCTTGACCTGCTCAACGACATCCTCCTCGGCCCCATGCTCGTGCGCAGCGTCATGCGCCCGGAAGCCGACCTCCCCGACGGCCTGTCGGAACAGATCGTGGACGCGATCCTCGAAGGACTGCGGCCGGCCGGCGCCCGGACGGGCCGTCAGGCCCGGACGGCCCGTCAGTCCTAG
- a CDS encoding MFS transporter — MSNPAVPTPRIPEAVHRRRWAILGVLMLSLLIVVLDNSILNVAIKTISTPAPTGLGATQSELEWAINAYTLVFAGLLFTAGLIGDRLGRKKVLLGGLVVFGAGSALAAESGSPTQLIAFRALMALGAAFVMPATLAVLMNVFEREEQPKAIGIWAGGVGLAIAIGPITGGLLLDHFWWGSVFLVNVPIVILALALMVWLVPDSRDPNPGRVDPIGVVLSVIGLVLLVYGIIKGGELADFTNGTVLATIAAGVVVLAAFVVFEKRSDHPSLDVTYFKNKVFSAAMSAIALVFFALMGVTFFSVFYTQSVRGYSPLESGLLMLPLAAAQMIFAPRARLVVDRFGNKATTTAGLLVIAATLAAFAGFEADTPIWILEVVFFLMGAGMAHIMTPTSVVIMQALPREKAGSASALSNTFRQVGGALGIAVLGSVLSTAYRDGIEGKLGQLPPGLRDTAGESIEATLGIAARLGPHGKGLVGPANDAFLHAMHVTALCGVGVALIGAVVVAVFLPGRPPAAQKGKEEPELVAAGE; from the coding sequence ATGAGCAATCCTGCCGTCCCCACGCCACGGATCCCGGAAGCGGTGCACCGGCGCCGCTGGGCGATCCTCGGCGTTCTCATGCTGAGCCTGCTGATAGTGGTGCTCGACAACTCGATCCTCAACGTCGCCATCAAGACCATCTCGACCCCGGCCCCGACCGGGCTCGGGGCGACCCAGAGCGAGCTGGAGTGGGCGATCAACGCCTACACGCTCGTCTTCGCCGGCCTGCTGTTCACCGCCGGCCTCATCGGCGACCGGTTGGGCCGCAAGAAGGTCCTGCTCGGCGGTCTCGTCGTGTTCGGCGCCGGCTCCGCGCTGGCCGCCGAGTCCGGCTCGCCGACGCAGCTCATCGCCTTCCGCGCCCTGATGGCCCTCGGTGCCGCGTTCGTCATGCCGGCCACCCTGGCCGTCCTGATGAACGTCTTCGAGCGCGAGGAGCAGCCCAAGGCCATCGGCATCTGGGCCGGCGGCGTCGGCCTCGCCATCGCCATCGGCCCGATCACCGGCGGTCTGCTCCTCGACCACTTCTGGTGGGGCTCGGTCTTCCTCGTCAACGTGCCGATCGTGATCCTGGCGCTCGCGCTGATGGTGTGGCTGGTGCCCGACTCCCGCGACCCGAATCCGGGTCGCGTCGACCCGATCGGCGTCGTCCTCTCCGTCATCGGCCTGGTCCTGCTCGTCTACGGCATCATCAAGGGCGGCGAACTCGCCGACTTCACGAACGGCACCGTCCTCGCGACCATCGCCGCCGGTGTGGTCGTCCTCGCGGCGTTCGTCGTCTTCGAGAAGCGCAGCGACCACCCGTCCCTGGACGTCACGTACTTCAAGAACAAGGTCTTCTCGGCCGCCATGAGCGCCATCGCGCTGGTTTTCTTCGCGCTCATGGGCGTGACGTTCTTCTCCGTCTTCTACACCCAGAGCGTGCGCGGCTACTCGCCCCTGGAGTCCGGTCTGCTGATGCTGCCGCTGGCCGCCGCGCAGATGATCTTCGCGCCGCGTGCCCGGCTGGTCGTCGACCGCTTCGGCAACAAGGCCACCACCACGGCGGGCCTCCTCGTCATCGCCGCCACGCTGGCCGCCTTCGCCGGTTTCGAGGCGGACACGCCGATCTGGATCCTGGAGGTCGTCTTCTTCCTCATGGGCGCCGGCATGGCGCACATCATGACGCCCACCAGCGTGGTCATCATGCAGGCCCTGCCCCGCGAGAAGGCCGGTTCCGCCTCCGCGCTCAGCAACACCTTCCGCCAGGTCGGCGGCGCGCTCGGCATCGCCGTCCTCGGCTCGGTGCTCTCCACGGCCTACCGCGACGGCATCGAGGGCAAGCTGGGCCAGCTCCCGCCCGGTCTGCGCGACACGGCCGGCGAGTCCATCGAGGCCACGCTCGGCATCGCCGCGAGGCTCGGTCCGCACGGCAAGGGCCTGGTCGGCCCGGCCAACGACGCCTTCCTGCACGCCATGCACGTCACCGCGCTGTGCGGCGTCGGGGTCGCCCTGATCGGCGCGGTCGTGGTGGCCGTGTTCCTGCCGGGCAGGCCGCCCGCGGCGCAGAAGGGCAAGGAGGAGCCCGAGTTGGTGGCAGCGGGGGAATAG
- the panB gene encoding 3-methyl-2-oxobutanoate hydroxymethyltransferase has protein sequence MTQLSAAHATPTDGSKALYGGKGTRRITVRDIALAKERGEKWPMLTAYDAMTASVFDEAGIPVMLVGDSAGNCHLGYDTTVPVTLDEMTMLSAAVVRGTRRALIVGDLPFGSYQEGPVQALRSATRLVKEAGVGAVKLEGGERSHEQIRLLVESGIPVMAHIGLTPQSVNAMGYRVQGRGEEAAQQLLRDAKAVQDAGAFAVVLELVPAELAAEVTRVLHIPTVGIGAGPETDAQVLVWTDMLGLTGGRVPKFVKKYADLREVMGDAARAFAEDVVGGTFPLEEHSVH, from the coding sequence ATGACGCAGCTTTCGGCTGCCCACGCGACGCCCACCGACGGCAGCAAGGCGCTGTACGGGGGCAAGGGCACCCGCCGCATCACGGTCCGCGACATCGCCCTCGCCAAGGAGCGCGGCGAGAAGTGGCCCATGCTCACCGCGTACGACGCGATGACCGCGTCCGTCTTCGACGAGGCCGGCATCCCGGTGATGCTGGTCGGCGACTCCGCGGGCAACTGCCACCTCGGGTACGACACGACCGTGCCCGTCACCCTCGACGAGATGACCATGCTGTCCGCCGCGGTCGTACGCGGCACACGGCGCGCCCTCATCGTCGGCGACCTCCCGTTCGGTTCCTACCAGGAGGGCCCGGTGCAGGCGCTGCGCTCGGCGACCCGGCTGGTGAAGGAGGCGGGCGTCGGCGCCGTGAAGCTGGAGGGCGGCGAGCGGTCGCACGAACAGATCCGGCTGCTGGTGGAGTCCGGCATCCCCGTCATGGCCCACATCGGCCTGACCCCGCAGTCCGTCAACGCGATGGGCTACCGCGTCCAGGGGCGCGGCGAGGAGGCGGCCCAGCAGCTGCTGCGGGACGCCAAGGCCGTCCAGGACGCGGGCGCCTTCGCGGTGGTCCTCGAGCTGGTCCCGGCGGAGCTCGCGGCCGAGGTGACCCGCGTGCTGCACATCCCGACGGTGGGGATCGGGGCCGGCCCGGAGACGGACGCCCAGGTCCTCGTGTGGACCGACATGCTCGGGCTGACCGGCGGGCGTGTGCCGAAGTTCGTGAAGAAGTACGCCGACCTGCGCGAGGTCATGGGCGACGCGGCCAGGGCCTTCGCGGAGGACGTCGTCGGCGGGACGTTCCCGCTGGAGGAGCACTCGGTGCACTGA